In Helianthus annuus cultivar XRQ/B chromosome 9, HanXRQr2.0-SUNRISE, whole genome shotgun sequence, the following are encoded in one genomic region:
- the LOC110878301 gene encoding protein HEAT INTOLERANT 4, producing the protein MTKRKASPIDDGASTSTNAHRRTVRSKPQSEPQFFQEQRELEDLWKQAFPVGTEWDQIDLLLKHNWNFSNLEDAFEEGGILHGKKVYIFSCTEPQAKSIATLIPVVIVVVSPYPPSDKIVCTSVQMASEEIIDMKRMKMDWVPYIPLGKRDSSVERLKTQIFVLGCVQRRAGLKHLKLERVKKFEYCIPYIYNPLEEDETEQSTIVDILYPAEPEPVFCQFDLDMDELEEFTNERISAEELSEDQSDDFKEFVSKKVLERKRANHEERVRRRIAREQLSAERVAAFQNMKFYKFYPVATPDTPDISGVKAAFINRYYGKAHQVF; encoded by the exons ATGACGAAGCGGAAAGCAAGCCCTATCGATGACGGAGCTTCCACCTCTACCAATGCTCATAGGAGAACTGTACGTTCGAAGCCTCAATCAGAGCCTCAGTTCTTCCAAGAGCAACGTGAATTG GAGGATTTGTGGAAGCAGGCCTTCCCTGTTGGTACAGAG TGGGACCAGATTGACTTGCTCTTGAAACACAACTGGAATTTCTCAAATTTGGAA GATGCATTTGAAGAGGGTGGGATATTACACGGGAAGAAAGTCTACATCTTTAGCTGTACAGAGC CACAGGCTAAATCAATAGCCACCTTGATACCTGTAGTGATTGTG GTTGTGTCTCCATATCCACCTTCTGATAAAATTGTATGTACCTCCGTACAAATGGCGTCTGAAGAAATTATTGACATGAAGCGGATGAAAATGGATTGGGTTCCATACATTCCATTAGGAAAACG GGATTCTTCAGTTGAAAGACTTAAAACACAAATATTTGTACTTGGTTGTGTCCAAAGAAG GGCTGGTTTAAAACATTTGAAGCTAGAGCGCGTCAAGAAGTTTGAATACTGCATACCAT acaTTTATAACCCCTTAGAGGAAGATGAGACTGAACAGAGTACTATTGTTGATATCCTGTATCCAGCCGAGCCAGAGCCT GTTTTCTGTCAGTTTGATTTGGATATGGATGAACTTGAG GAGTTCACTAATGAGCGAATTTCTGCGGAGGAGTTGTCTGAAGATCAGAGCGATGACTTCAAG GAATTTGTCAGCAAAAAGGTTCTAGAAAGAAAGAGAGCTAATCATGAG GAAAGGGTAAGGAGAAGGATAGCACGAGAGCAACTGAGTGCAGAGAGAGTGGCTGCATTTCAGAATATGAAGTTTTACAAATTCTATCCTGTTGCTACACCTGATACCCCGGATATATCTGGCGTCAAG GCAGCATTCATAAATAGGTATTATGGCAAGGCACATCAAGTATTCTGA